In the Candidatus Cloacimonas acidaminovorans str. Evry genome, one interval contains:
- a CDS encoding SAVED domain-containing protein, whose product MPKFNETADKYLKSGSAEAELIILQYIQQDRVSEDDEEWVYNLLEKANNPYIKLNALLWLSAKRKYLTQLSKLWGISENELKSLSQQQPKIGLFPAVDSRKNAFLAKVFVYKLKSEEPIALAILGDKIENFSYLAQLGKQNCLIGFNKNIQGNSWQLAVLATLLVKDEKIISKIAYSGIVLPSGEIITAEEIEYKKRCCQNLVHRIKKIEQLDAWLNTETIPLPVIQYQGEENELKRWQKAMEQKVQEKFSWFSYELLEDFYGITNSDLAIFGNGILPFEANAWQKLLQEQVKDKFKLLEDKVMPKKVLWFYAGQISTLQLGIGALFGFKRAVSILQMEFSNTTYHEVFILYGKENARQLKNVSVKKEDYQYIQSELLINEPHKNELGFIIYLGSHNPIGEAKAYCQKQLQINNFLIIQARENQGVMETSQNWLPYLQEINSALNTARQEYHWERIHLFQTAPTALCMALGIAVGHFLPVDVYHYQFNAEEPKYRCVFSLDKMLNL is encoded by the coding sequence ATGCCAAAATTTAACGAAACAGCCGATAAATATTTAAAAAGCGGTTCAGCAGAAGCAGAACTTATAATTTTGCAATACATTCAGCAAGATAGAGTTTCAGAAGATGATGAAGAGTGGGTTTATAATTTACTGGAAAAAGCAAACAACCCGTATATAAAGCTGAATGCTCTGCTTTGGCTTTCCGCTAAGAGAAAATATTTAACCCAGTTAAGTAAGCTTTGGGGAATTTCGGAAAACGAACTAAAATCCCTTAGCCAGCAACAACCTAAAATAGGTCTTTTCCCGGCGGTAGATAGCCGGAAAAATGCTTTTTTAGCAAAAGTATTTGTATATAAACTGAAATCCGAGGAACCGATAGCATTAGCCATTTTAGGCGATAAAATTGAAAACTTCAGCTATTTGGCACAATTAGGAAAGCAAAACTGCCTTATCGGTTTTAATAAAAATATACAGGGAAATTCCTGGCAACTGGCAGTTTTGGCAACTTTGCTAGTAAAAGATGAAAAAATAATCTCTAAAATTGCCTATAGCGGTATTGTTTTGCCCTCCGGAGAAATTATTACAGCAGAAGAAATTGAATACAAAAAGCGCTGCTGCCAAAACCTGGTGCATAGAATAAAAAAAATTGAACAGCTTGATGCCTGGTTAAATACTGAAACCATTCCCCTGCCTGTTATTCAATATCAAGGTGAAGAGAATGAACTAAAGCGTTGGCAAAAAGCAATGGAACAAAAAGTGCAGGAAAAATTCAGCTGGTTTAGCTATGAACTATTGGAAGATTTTTACGGTATCACAAATAGTGACCTGGCTATTTTCGGTAATGGCATTCTTCCTTTTGAAGCCAATGCCTGGCAAAAATTGCTGCAAGAACAGGTGAAAGATAAATTCAAACTTCTGGAAGATAAGGTGATGCCGAAGAAGGTCTTATGGTTTTATGCCGGACAAATAAGCACTTTGCAATTGGGAATTGGTGCTCTTTTCGGATTTAAAAGAGCAGTAAGTATTTTACAAATGGAATTTTCCAATACTACTTACCACGAGGTTTTTATCCTCTACGGAAAAGAAAATGCCAGGCAACTGAAAAATGTTTCTGTTAAAAAAGAGGACTACCAATATATCCAAAGCGAACTATTAATTAATGAGCCACATAAAAACGAACTGGGTTTCATTATTTATCTGGGAAGCCATAATCCGATTGGAGAGGCAAAAGCATATTGTCAAAAACAATTACAGATAAATAATTTCTTAATTATACAAGCCAGAGAAAACCAAGGGGTAATGGAAACAAGCCAAAACTGGCTGCCATATTTGCAAGAAATAAATTCTGCTTTAAATACAGCCAGACAAGAATATCATTGGGAAAGAATTCATTTGTTTCAGACAGCTCCTACCGCACTTTGTATGGCTTTGGGAATTGCTGTAGGACATTTTTTGCCAGTTGATGTTTATCACTATCAGTTTAATGCTGAAGAGCCAAAATATCGGTGTGTGTTCTCCCTGGATAAAATGTTAAATTTATGA
- a CDS encoding CRISPR-associated primase-polymerase type A1 codes for MILDNITNLGSKEIKFSENEFHSFRVRFNNLFIKEDIETAHNLALNMLPVENLQSSELVELARCFQLLGDKDNTLACLEKAIQIDSHNKNAKMLKLELLDSLEQKEQYLDFLQQCLESDPQEKQYYLLLHSYYTENGQNELAENIFSLALSYGIDLEPPNPDIEISVADSLVEPECIDDPILINSYLTLFAGRENCHSRQWVSDKGKTGYTPVMEPLNPVLIRNHLQGIQTLGVYQLTLNNQVKWIVFDIDIINDYLDDLHDPHFREWIDNGFLQVLSNFDNILQTFHLKAVYEYSGYKGYHIWLFLQEVTSAAIARSFALKLASQIDLSSFPLKIEVFPKQTRTSANNFGSLIKLPGGIHRFSGLKSNFFNLKDGVLEPLPLTMLLKQPPLISPADFMSALCSLQPDFSFGKTDYALNEEQTNKIEVPLLGSNTPPELDPQWLWLKQHCSALAFICQEIETHHLLNKEQKKVLIHCVGHLERGPDIVNYYLRKCSNCEPSDLLKSPLKSNVISCNKIRNYLNCNGLDYDCFCDFTAKMSSYDHPLVHLEDFSPANYSPSGNNELMLKETIYKYLDIKRRNNELSGTLQQLEKQILELFEHIGVEEFITPYGILKKITSENSVKLILKLN; via the coding sequence ATGATTTTAGATAACATCACTAACTTGGGAAGTAAAGAAATCAAGTTTTCGGAAAATGAATTTCATTCTTTCCGGGTGCGTTTTAATAATCTTTTTATTAAAGAAGATATTGAAACGGCTCATAACCTCGCTTTAAATATGCTGCCTGTTGAAAATCTGCAAAGTTCCGAACTGGTAGAATTGGCTCGCTGTTTTCAACTTTTGGGAGATAAAGATAACACTCTTGCTTGTTTGGAAAAAGCTATTCAAATTGATTCTCATAACAAGAACGCCAAAATGTTGAAACTGGAATTGCTGGATTCGCTGGAGCAAAAAGAACAATATTTAGATTTTTTACAGCAATGTTTGGAAAGTGACCCTCAAGAAAAGCAGTATTATTTACTTTTACATAGCTATTATACTGAAAATGGACAAAATGAGCTTGCTGAAAATATATTCTCTCTTGCTTTAAGTTATGGAATAGATTTGGAGCCACCTAATCCGGATATAGAAATTTCTGTTGCTGATTCCCTTGTTGAACCGGAATGTATAGATGATCCTATTCTAATAAACAGCTATCTTACTCTCTTTGCGGGGAGGGAAAATTGCCATTCCAGGCAATGGGTTTCCGATAAAGGTAAGACAGGTTATACTCCTGTTATGGAACCTCTAAATCCTGTATTGATCCGTAATCATTTACAAGGTATTCAGACCTTGGGTGTGTATCAATTAACATTGAATAATCAAGTGAAATGGATTGTCTTTGATATTGATATAATTAATGATTATCTTGATGATCTGCATGATCCTCATTTTCGCGAATGGATAGATAACGGTTTTCTGCAAGTGCTAAGTAATTTTGATAATATTTTACAAACCTTTCATCTAAAAGCCGTCTATGAATATAGTGGTTATAAGGGTTATCATATTTGGTTATTTTTACAGGAAGTTACCAGCGCGGCTATTGCCAGAAGTTTTGCCTTGAAACTTGCCTCCCAAATTGATCTCAGTTCTTTTCCTTTGAAAATTGAGGTCTTTCCGAAACAAACAAGAACTTCTGCCAATAATTTTGGTAGCTTGATCAAGCTTCCGGGAGGAATACATCGTTTTTCCGGTTTGAAAAGTAATTTTTTTAATCTGAAAGATGGTGTTTTGGAGCCGCTACCTCTTACTATGCTTTTAAAACAACCTCCTTTAATTTCTCCCGCTGATTTTATGTCTGCATTATGTTCCTTACAACCGGATTTTTCCTTTGGCAAAACGGATTATGCTTTAAATGAAGAGCAAACAAACAAGATAGAAGTTCCCTTATTAGGTTCTAATACTCCCCCGGAACTTGATCCCCAATGGCTTTGGCTGAAACAACACTGTTCTGCTCTTGCTTTTATTTGCCAGGAGATTGAAACACACCATCTTTTAAATAAGGAACAGAAAAAAGTGCTGATCCATTGTGTTGGTCACTTGGAAAGAGGACCCGATATCGTAAACTACTATCTCAGGAAATGCAGTAATTGCGAACCTTCAGATCTTTTAAAATCTCCCCTGAAAAGTAATGTAATAAGCTGCAACAAAATACGCAATTACTTAAACTGCAACGGTCTTGATTATGATTGCTTTTGTGATTTCACAGCTAAAATGTCCAGTTACGATCATCCTCTTGTGCATTTGGAGGATTTTTCACCTGCAAATTATTCTCCTTCCGGAAATAATGAATTAATGCTCAAAGAGACAATTTATAAATATCTGGATATTAAGCGTAGAAATAATGAACTAAGTGGAACTCTCCAACAACTGGAAAAACAAATCTTAGAGCTTTTTGAACATATTGGAGTGGAAGAATTTATAACTCCTTATGGAATCTTGAAAAAAATCACTTCCGAAAATAGCGTAAAATTAATCCTAAAGCTAAATTAG
- a CDS encoding DUF7017 domain-containing protein, whose protein sequence is MNQKSEIVNNAWNLMKQGNYKDALPILETSLNEDLSQNYFLASLLLDCYNKLGLYQKAIALGEELCSKENCWASIKQSYAWSLYFAYFKNSATLSPEEAIPILDKMALITDCNKKVNPLSLSIFSYLSQNKQITPELTIQLLDMLKFDLLDDKPVQLKKNGKTLASPKERFICYYTKALYMEKNYSRCIACCKRALELSSNSKRQTTFNDAQNKATTNADSNQAALFISSDNLIWIKRRLALSLYYLGEYEQAEEIMKQIIKKKKDWFLFHELSQIVYKKNEPEKALSYAAMASSAIGDAEMKIHLWDFLYQLLVETKNYPQAVKILSLAAAIRFQKGWNISPSQKQELAKYNLIPEKLPPFKDILNELKPWFAEISYAENERLTGYIANLLPHKKAGFINSGNKSFYFKVSACLFNPEYIVPDTKVSFIAESSYDPKKQKDSVIAVNIKRIE, encoded by the coding sequence ATGAACCAGAAATCGGAAATTGTAAACAATGCTTGGAACCTTATGAAACAAGGCAATTATAAAGATGCCCTGCCCATACTGGAAACTTCTCTAAATGAAGACCTATCCCAAAACTATTTTTTGGCATCTCTTTTACTGGATTGCTATAATAAGCTTGGTTTATACCAAAAAGCAATAGCTTTGGGAGAAGAACTTTGCTCCAAAGAAAACTGTTGGGCTTCCATCAAACAAAGCTATGCCTGGAGTTTATATTTTGCCTATTTTAAAAATTCCGCTACCCTTTCTCCCGAAGAAGCAATTCCTATTCTTGATAAAATGGCACTCATAACCGATTGTAATAAAAAAGTAAATCCCCTTTCTTTATCTATCTTTTCCTATCTTTCCCAAAATAAACAAATTACCCCGGAACTAACTATTCAATTGCTGGATATGCTAAAGTTTGATTTACTGGATGATAAACCTGTTCAATTGAAAAAAAACGGTAAAACGCTTGCTTCCCCCAAAGAACGATTTATTTGTTATTATACCAAGGCACTTTATATGGAAAAAAATTACTCCCGCTGCATAGCTTGCTGTAAACGTGCTTTAGAATTAAGTTCAAATTCAAAAAGGCAAACTACTTTTAATGACGCTCAAAATAAAGCAACTACCAATGCTGATAGTAACCAAGCAGCTTTGTTTATCTCTTCCGATAATCTGATCTGGATAAAAAGGCGTCTGGCTCTATCTCTTTATTACTTAGGTGAATATGAACAAGCAGAAGAAATTATGAAGCAAATAATCAAGAAAAAGAAGGATTGGTTTTTATTTCACGAATTAAGCCAAATTGTTTATAAAAAAAATGAACCAGAAAAAGCTCTTAGTTATGCCGCAATGGCTTCTTCTGCTATTGGAGATGCAGAAATGAAAATCCATCTCTGGGATTTTCTGTATCAGCTATTAGTGGAAACCAAAAATTATCCTCAAGCTGTTAAAATTCTTTCTCTTGCTGCCGCTATTCGCTTTCAAAAAGGATGGAATATTTCTCCTTCCCAAAAACAGGAATTAGCAAAATATAACCTAATTCCCGAAAAACTACCTCCCTTTAAAGATATATTAAATGAACTAAAACCTTGGTTTGCCGAAATCTCTTATGCTGAAAATGAGCGTTTAACTGGTTATATTGCTAATTTGTTGCCCCATAAAAAAGCCGGTTTTATCAATTCCGGTAATAAAAGCTTCTATTTTAAAGTTTCAGCTTGCTTATTTAACCCGGAATATATTGTCCCAGATACAAAAGTATCCTTTATTGCGGAAAGCAGTTATGATCCCAAAAAACAGAAGGATTCCGTTATTGCTGTTAATATCAAAAGGATTGAATAA
- the cas1 gene encoding CRISPR-associated endonuclease Cas1 yields the protein MPVVYIADQGSHICKKGDRLYVYRGNQLLRWFHTKDIIQLILVGNIGLTSQVVTYLLKNRIDTVFLSYYGKFKGRLVGEFGKNVMLRVNQFQYLNEPENRVYLANLIIRGKIENSLLHLAKRKKRNKAESLTFAYIKNKALLAQLKTQILPKDILLGYEGIAAKNYFAAFPDLIANPDFPFSGRNKRPPKDEVNAMLSLSYTFLMNQVMCAAYICGLDPYYGALHDLDYGRQSLVLDIMEEFRPLIDNMVISLINRKEIRLEHFLYNTLPDDENSDLDNSTLPVSLTKNGMKIIITAFSKLINSKFNYNQLSEQWILKDIITLQIRKLAAHFDNKKEYSPFLWL from the coding sequence ATGCCGGTTGTTTATATTGCCGATCAGGGCTCTCACATTTGTAAAAAAGGTGATCGTCTTTATGTTTATAGAGGAAATCAGTTACTACGCTGGTTTCATACAAAGGATATTATCCAGCTGATTCTGGTTGGTAATATTGGTTTAACTTCACAGGTTGTTACCTATCTCCTTAAAAACCGCATTGATACTGTCTTCCTTTCCTATTACGGAAAATTTAAAGGTCGTTTGGTGGGTGAATTTGGTAAAAATGTTATGCTACGGGTTAATCAATTCCAATACCTTAATGAACCGGAAAATCGCGTTTATCTTGCTAATCTTATTATCCGGGGGAAGATTGAAAATTCCTTGCTTCATTTAGCAAAAAGAAAAAAGCGAAATAAAGCTGAATCCCTTACCTTTGCCTATATAAAAAATAAGGCATTGTTGGCTCAGCTCAAAACTCAAATTCTACCTAAAGATATTTTACTTGGCTATGAAGGAATTGCTGCTAAAAATTATTTTGCTGCCTTTCCTGATCTTATTGCCAATCCGGATTTCCCCTTTTCCGGAAGAAATAAAAGACCGCCCAAAGATGAAGTAAATGCTATGCTTAGTTTATCATACACTTTTCTGATGAATCAAGTTATGTGCGCTGCTTATATCTGTGGCTTAGATCCCTATTACGGAGCTTTACATGATTTGGATTATGGAAGACAATCTCTCGTTCTGGATATTATGGAAGAATTCAGACCTCTGATAGATAATATGGTTATATCACTGATAAACCGTAAAGAAATTCGCCTGGAACACTTTCTTTATAATACTTTGCCCGATGATGAAAATTCCGATTTGGATAATTCTACTCTCCCCGTTTCTCTCACCAAGAATGGTATGAAAATTATCATCACCGCTTTCAGTAAACTGATAAATAGCAAGTTTAACTATAATCAACTATCTGAACAGTGGATTCTAAAAGATATTATTACCCTTCAAATTCGAAAACTGGCTGCCCATTTTGATAATAAAAAGGAGTATTCACCCTTCCTATGGCTATAA
- the cas2 gene encoding CRISPR-associated endonuclease Cas2 has protein sequence MSLNKHLYVVAFDIVSDKIRYRCVKILLSYGQRVQKSVFECILNDKQFLDMKSKLDNTINPEIDSIRYYLLCANCEKNISVSGIGLYSYFEDLIIV, from the coding sequence ATGTCCCTAAACAAACATCTCTATGTCGTCGCTTTTGATATCGTTTCCGATAAAATTCGCTACCGCTGTGTTAAAATTCTCCTTTCCTACGGACAAAGAGTCCAAAAAAGCGTTTTTGAATGTATCCTAAACGATAAACAATTCCTGGATATGAAATCCAAACTTGATAACACTATAAACCCCGAAATAGATAGCATTCGCTATTACCTCCTCTGTGCAAATTGCGAAAAAAACATATCTGTCTCCGGAATCGGATTATATTCTTACTTTGAAGATCTAATCATCGTTTAA
- the pgsB gene encoding poly-gamma-glutamate synthase PgsB, which translates to MTVLIIVTLILITHWIIEYQRHTKNVLSIPIRIHINGTRGKSSVTRLIAAGLREGGKVTVAKTTGTLPRVILPDGREAAILRLMGANIIEQKYIFRHAVKHKPDAIVIECMAVNPVLQWITERKFIRSTISVITNCREDHLDLMGSTVQSVTMCISNTIPKKGICYTAEEEQYPLLEKVAKSRQCQIHKIRPVDVTEEELNKFRYIEHSENVQLSLAVCAAAGVPRDVALRGMQKATPDPGALKKYPIKDRGKTIIFYNVFAANDPQSTVEIIQMVTGNLQNIEKIIILNSRADRLFRSHQLVDAIKPLDFSYLLLTGEIPDKIENYAIQAGIPKEKIFPLGEPLPEVIYQKVWELTKDESHILGIGNIAGTIKYGAQIVAHFRHKMKECNERSRM; encoded by the coding sequence ATGACTGTTCTGATAATAGTGACTTTGATACTGATAACGCATTGGATTATAGAATATCAAAGGCATACAAAAAATGTTCTGTCAATTCCCATTCGGATTCATATTAACGGGACACGGGGGAAATCAAGTGTTACTCGTCTTATAGCTGCCGGCTTAAGAGAAGGAGGAAAAGTAACGGTAGCCAAGACCACGGGAACCTTGCCCAGAGTTATTCTTCCGGATGGAAGAGAAGCAGCCATACTGCGTTTGATGGGTGCTAATATTATTGAACAGAAATATATCTTCCGTCATGCTGTAAAGCACAAACCGGATGCCATAGTTATTGAATGTATGGCAGTAAATCCGGTTTTACAGTGGATAACGGAGCGTAAATTTATTCGGAGTACTATTAGTGTTATTACCAATTGTCGGGAAGACCATCTGGATTTAATGGGTTCTACTGTGCAAAGCGTAACTATGTGCATTAGTAATACTATACCGAAAAAGGGAATTTGTTACACGGCAGAAGAAGAACAATATCCCCTTTTGGAAAAAGTGGCAAAAAGCAGACAATGTCAAATTCATAAGATTCGTCCTGTAGATGTTACGGAAGAGGAATTGAATAAATTCAGATATATTGAGCATAGTGAAAATGTGCAATTATCTTTAGCTGTATGTGCTGCAGCGGGAGTTCCCCGAGATGTAGCTTTAAGGGGAATGCAAAAAGCGACACCTGATCCTGGTGCCTTAAAAAAATACCCAATTAAAGATAGAGGCAAAACAATAATATTCTATAATGTATTTGCTGCAAACGATCCTCAGTCAACAGTAGAAATCATTCAAATGGTTACCGGCAATTTGCAAAATATAGAAAAGATTATCATTTTGAATAGCAGAGCAGACCGCCTTTTTCGCAGTCATCAATTAGTGGATGCGATCAAGCCCTTGGATTTTTCCTATTTATTGCTAACGGGAGAAATACCTGATAAGATAGAAAACTATGCTATTCAAGCAGGTATCCCTAAAGAAAAAATATTTCCTTTAGGTGAACCCTTACCGGAAGTTATCTATCAAAAAGTGTGGGAACTTACTAAGGATGAATCTCATATTTTGGGAATCGGTAATATTGCCGGAACAATAAAATATGGGGCACAAATAGTAGCCCACTTCAGACATAAAATGAAAGAGTGTAATGAAAGGAGCCGGATGTGA
- the pgsC gene encoding poly-gamma-glutamate biosynthesis protein PgsC, protein MIDTIVQAAVGMGVIISLMFSELLGASAGGIVVPGYIALYLDRPLQILGTLVISLLTWAIIRIIGNFTLLFGKRRMVLSILIGFILGWLSRILVVQDITIHQLQMQSIGYIIPGLIANWFERQGFWKTVSSMGIAAIVVRLALMVIFNGEL, encoded by the coding sequence GTGATTGATACAATAGTTCAAGCCGCGGTTGGGATGGGTGTGATTATTTCACTGATGTTCAGTGAATTACTTGGTGCTTCTGCGGGAGGAATAGTAGTTCCAGGTTATATTGCTTTATATTTGGATAGACCTTTGCAGATTTTAGGCACTTTAGTAATCAGTTTATTAACCTGGGCAATCATACGCATTATCGGTAATTTTACCTTACTTTTCGGCAAACGGAGGATGGTGCTAAGTATTTTAATTGGCTTTATTTTGGGTTGGCTTTCCCGCATTTTGGTAGTTCAAGATATTACAATTCATCAATTGCAGATGCAATCCATTGGTTACATCATTCCCGGGCTTATTGCTAACTGGTTTGAACGCCAGGGTTTTTGGAAAACAGTATCTTCTATGGGGATAGCTGCAATAGTTGTTCGTTTGGCTTTAATGGTTATATTTAACGGAGAATTGTAA
- the pgsW gene encoding poly-gamma-glutamate system protein, with amino-acid sequence MMYRPSLKSNRSLIILLLLAIVLFYIAQTSYVNVKTDNYEIKIAAAQLMKSAIDSLSAEINKRGIEIDPIDDPLQTGLIGMRLSSITTDRGLLSEKRAAINPNLAAVFVEELSKMKLMPGDYIAVGITGSNPAVNIALYSAIQVMELNPKIIVALSSASYGANRPELTWLDMESILKEKGLFDFGSSYASFGGKDDLAIGLSDNGIKALREAMQRNNIPLLIGNDLEDNIAIRMAAYEELLLEGKRYKAFVNIGAGLANVGSEPNANLIPEGINRSLAEHNYEKEGVIIKMAKNNVPVLHFRRILRWAKRYNLPTYFDTMPKVGEGKMFGSRIHNQTVNIICLTILLIAIVIVIIFDRHDRRFMANIVDPDEEL; translated from the coding sequence ATGATGTATCGTCCTTCACTCAAATCCAATCGTTCGTTAATCATTCTTCTTTTGTTAGCCATTGTCTTGTTTTATATAGCGCAGACCAGTTATGTTAATGTAAAAACGGATAATTATGAAATCAAAATAGCTGCTGCACAGCTGATGAAATCGGCAATTGATTCCTTATCTGCTGAAATAAATAAAAGAGGAATAGAAATAGACCCTATAGATGACCCTCTGCAAACCGGTTTAATCGGAATGCGTTTAAGTTCTATTACTACGGATAGGGGTTTGCTTTCGGAAAAAAGGGCTGCTATTAATCCCAATTTAGCGGCTGTATTTGTAGAAGAACTATCCAAGATGAAACTTATGCCCGGGGATTATATTGCAGTAGGAATTACGGGAAGCAATCCGGCAGTTAATATAGCTCTTTATTCAGCCATTCAGGTAATGGAGCTGAATCCTAAAATAATAGTTGCCCTATCTTCCGCATCTTATGGAGCAAACCGTCCGGAACTTACCTGGCTGGATATGGAAAGCATTCTGAAAGAAAAAGGTCTCTTTGATTTTGGCTCCAGTTATGCCTCTTTTGGAGGAAAGGATGACCTGGCAATTGGCTTATCGGATAATGGAATTAAAGCCCTTCGGGAAGCAATGCAAAGAAATAATATTCCGCTTTTGATAGGTAATGATCTTGAAGATAACATAGCTATCCGAATGGCAGCTTATGAAGAACTATTGCTGGAAGGAAAACGCTATAAAGCATTTGTGAATATTGGAGCTGGTTTGGCTAATGTAGGCAGCGAACCCAATGCTAATCTTATTCCTGAAGGAATTAATCGCAGCTTAGCTGAACATAATTACGAAAAAGAGGGCGTGATTATTAAAATGGCAAAAAATAATGTTCCCGTCTTGCATTTTCGCCGTATTTTACGCTGGGCAAAACGCTATAACCTTCCGACTTATTTTGACACGATGCCTAAAGTTGGTGAGGGAAAAATGTTCGGTTCCCGCATCCATAATCAAACCGTCAATATCATTTGTTTAACGATCTTACTTATTGCCATAGTAATTGTTATTATTTTTGACCGTCACGACCGTCGGTTTATGGCTAATATTGTAGACCCCGATGAAGAACTTTAA
- a CDS encoding NAD(P)H-dependent glycerol-3-phosphate dehydrogenase — protein MRIATLGGGGWGLALSSLLSENGHQILVWEYNPEYLILLKETHSNPHLLPNITLPEEICFTNDFQEIVAFSPEIIILATPSQFLRSTLQKTPVSLWNRPELLAVVNVAKGIEENTLKTLDAVIKDELPFLEEQKICALSGPSHAEEVARKIPTTVVIAGSDEDLLCYLQTVFSNSYFRVYRNLDLIGVEIGGAVKNIIAIAAGIIYGLDFGDNTIGALLTRGIVEIQRLGIALKALPETFLGLSGIGDLITTATSLHSRNRFVGVEIGKGRKLSDILAQMEMVAEGVTTTRSVYLLSRKLRIEMPIVEKVYQVLYEDKEPRKAILELMTRELKAE, from the coding sequence TTGCGTATTGCCACTCTTGGAGGTGGGGGATGGGGGTTAGCATTATCTTCTCTGCTTTCCGAAAACGGGCATCAAATTCTGGTTTGGGAATATAATCCTGAATATTTAATATTATTAAAAGAAACACATTCTAATCCGCATTTACTGCCGAATATTACTCTTCCAGAAGAAATTTGTTTCACTAACGATTTTCAGGAGATAGTTGCTTTTTCTCCGGAAATTATTATTTTAGCAACTCCTTCGCAGTTTCTACGCTCTACTTTACAAAAGACACCTGTTTCTTTATGGAATAGACCGGAACTTTTAGCAGTGGTAAATGTGGCTAAGGGTATTGAGGAAAATACCTTAAAGACGCTTGATGCCGTTATCAAAGATGAACTGCCTTTTCTGGAAGAGCAAAAAATTTGTGCCTTATCCGGTCCCTCACATGCCGAAGAAGTTGCCAGAAAAATACCTACTACTGTAGTTATTGCCGGTAGCGATGAGGATTTGCTCTGTTATTTGCAAACCGTTTTTAGCAATTCTTATTTCCGGGTTTATCGCAATTTAGACCTTATTGGAGTGGAAATCGGCGGTGCAGTCAAAAATATTATAGCTATTGCGGCAGGAATTATTTACGGGTTGGACTTTGGAGATAACACTATCGGAGCTTTATTAACCCGAGGAATTGTGGAAATACAACGCCTGGGAATTGCTCTGAAAGCACTTCCGGAAACTTTTTTAGGACTTTCAGGAATAGGGGACTTGATTACTACAGCTACTTCACTTCATAGCCGAAACCGCTTTGTAGGCGTGGAAATAGGAAAGGGAAGAAAACTTTCCGATATTTTAGCTCAAATGGAAATGGTGGCTGAAGGAGTAACAACCACAAGGAGCGTTTATTTGCTGTCCCGAAAATTAAGGATAGAAATGCCCATCGTAGAAAAGGTCTATCAAGTCCTTTACGAAGATAAAGAACCCCGAAAAGCAATCTTAGAACTGATGACCCGCGAACTTAAAGCCGAATAA